Proteins encoded by one window of Marixanthomonas sp. SCSIO 43207:
- a CDS encoding energy transducer TonB, with protein MSFLDTKHKKKSMTITVILHVVLLILLFYVGLTYLDPPPENGIAVNFGTMDTGSGNIQPSEPIKSAPKETTPPPVSQSKTEIKEEVLTQDVEEAPVIKKEKQKEVQEETPVKQKPKETPKKPDPKPDKTTTDALSNLINAPKSDGTAKGSEGNDKTAGDKGDPDGDPNAKSYYGTGKGLDGDGNYLLGGRKALNKEKYVQDCNEAGKVVVSIEVDRNGKVISATPGVRGTTNNSRCLLEPAKRAALATRFNSDSEAPAKQIGKIIYNFSLSE; from the coding sequence ATGTCCTTTTTAGACACAAAACATAAAAAAAAGAGTATGACAATCACGGTAATTTTACATGTGGTTTTACTCATTTTGTTATTTTATGTAGGGTTAACGTACTTAGATCCGCCTCCTGAAAATGGTATTGCAGTCAATTTTGGTACTATGGATACTGGAAGCGGAAACATTCAGCCAAGTGAGCCTATCAAATCTGCACCCAAAGAAACTACACCACCACCTGTTTCACAATCAAAAACTGAAATTAAAGAAGAAGTGTTGACGCAAGATGTAGAGGAAGCTCCTGTTATTAAAAAAGAAAAACAAAAAGAAGTTCAAGAAGAAACGCCTGTAAAACAAAAACCGAAAGAAACACCAAAAAAACCAGACCCAAAACCTGATAAAACCACAACCGATGCATTATCAAATTTAATTAATGCTCCCAAAAGCGACGGTACAGCAAAAGGAAGTGAAGGTAATGATAAAACAGCAGGAGATAAAGGAGACCCCGATGGCGACCCCAATGCAAAAAGCTATTATGGAACCGGAAAAGGACTAGACGGTGACGGAAACTATTTATTAGGGGGCAGAAAAGCGCTTAATAAAGAAAAGTATGTGCAGGACTGTAATGAAGCGGGGAAAGTAGTGGTGAGTATTGAAGTAGACCGAAACGGAAAAGTAATCAGTGCAACACCCGGTGTAAGAGGTACTACAAATAACTCTCGATGCTTACTAGAACCTGCAAAACGAGCAGCTTTAGCAACACGTTTTAATTCAGATAGTGAAGCACCTGCCAAACAAATAGGTAAAATTATTTACAATTTTAGTCTTTCAGAGTAA
- a CDS encoding folylpolyglutamate synthase/dihydrofolate synthase family protein, with the protein MDYQETISWLYQQLPMYQRIGKTAFKKDLSNTLALASHLQNPEKKFKSIHVAGTNGKGSVSHMLASTLQEADYKVGLYTSPHLKDFRERIKINGTMISEEEVVSFVHLNKSFLEKQKLSFFEMTVGLAFDYFSKQQVDIAIIEVGMGGRLDSTNILIPEVSVITNIGFDHTAFLGNTYAEIATEKAGIIKPSVPVVIGETVSETKRVFKAIASSKKAPILFAEDLTLSDYESDLKGVYQQKNKRTAIATLGVLQSKNWNISEAIIQQGFLNVIKNTGLQGRYQILREGPKVICDTAHNKEGLQLVLQQIQSEKYAKLHIVLGVVNDKDLQIVLPLFPKKAAYYFCKPSVPRGLNALTLAAEAEKFELTGAVYRSVLDSYMAALQNASRQDLIYIGGSTFTVAEVV; encoded by the coding sequence ATAGACTATCAAGAAACCATATCCTGGCTATATCAACAGTTGCCTATGTATCAACGTATAGGCAAAACTGCTTTCAAAAAAGATTTATCAAACACACTGGCTTTAGCTTCACATCTTCAGAATCCTGAAAAAAAATTTAAATCTATTCACGTAGCCGGAACCAATGGAAAAGGATCTGTAAGCCATATGTTGGCTTCAACTTTACAAGAAGCAGATTATAAAGTAGGATTGTATACGTCACCACATTTAAAAGACTTTAGAGAACGTATAAAGATTAATGGAACTATGATTTCTGAAGAAGAAGTCGTTTCATTTGTACATTTAAACAAATCTTTTTTAGAAAAGCAAAAACTCTCTTTTTTTGAAATGACTGTGGGCTTGGCTTTTGATTATTTCAGTAAACAACAGGTAGATATTGCTATTATTGAAGTAGGAATGGGCGGTAGGCTTGATAGTACCAATATTCTTATTCCCGAGGTGTCAGTGATTACAAATATCGGTTTTGATCACACAGCTTTTTTGGGAAATACATATGCTGAAATAGCCACAGAAAAAGCCGGAATTATAAAACCATCTGTACCCGTAGTGATAGGTGAAACTGTTTCAGAAACAAAAAGGGTGTTTAAAGCCATTGCATCTTCAAAAAAGGCACCTATTTTATTTGCTGAAGACTTAACTCTTTCAGATTATGAAAGTGACCTTAAGGGAGTTTATCAACAAAAAAATAAAAGAACTGCAATAGCAACTTTGGGTGTTCTTCAAAGTAAAAATTGGAATATTTCAGAAGCAATAATTCAGCAAGGTTTTTTAAATGTAATTAAAAATACAGGTCTTCAAGGGCGGTATCAAATTTTAAGAGAAGGGCCAAAAGTGATTTGTGATACGGCTCACAATAAAGAAGGTTTGCAATTGGTGCTTCAGCAAATACAAAGTGAAAAGTATGCAAAACTTCATATTGTACTGGGTGTTGTAAATGATAAAGACTTACAGATCGTATTGCCGTTGTTTCCTAAAAAAGCTGCGTATTACTTTTGCAAACCAAGTGTTCCTCGAGGTTTGAATGCTTTAACTTTAGCTGCTGAAGCAGAAAAGTTTGAGTTAACAGGGGCTGTTTATAGATCGGTACTTGATTCTTATATGGCGGCTTTACAAAATGCTTCAAGACAAGATTTAATCTACATTGGCGGAAGCACATTCACAGTTGCTGAAGTTGTTTAG